DNA from Triticum aestivum cultivar Chinese Spring chromosome 7D, IWGSC CS RefSeq v2.1, whole genome shotgun sequence:
TGGTAAGTTATTTGTCGAGTGATTAGAGATAAGTTTACGAGGCGAATATTCTTTTCCCTGGTTAAAATGTCATCACAAAGGGAGCTGACGTCGACTCAAGAAGCCGGTCCATAAAAGTTACAGTCTTGAATGTAAGCAGTCCAATACTGAACAAACACTTGTTCCAAAAACGGCGTGGCAAGGCGCTCAACCGCTTCTAGTAAGTACACTATCTTTCAACTGTCCAAATTCAATCAAACTGTAGCCAATCTGTTGAAAATGGAACACAAAATTTGACGACGAAATCCACGCGATTTTTACAACCCCTGCGACCTTTCTGTGTTCCATCCAAACTCAAACATGTGAgaaaaacaagaagcaagcaaaagatGCTCCGCAATTGCTTACCGGAAGTTGTTATACAACTATTGCAGCAGATAAAGAATTTCTTAATTTTATTAAACAAAAGTCAGCTGATGTACAAAGCACGCGAACAATGTAATCTGCAGAAACTAGCATTCTTATAGTGCTATGGGATAAAACCTAAATTTCGTTCACATGTTATTCAGAAGATTTACAACATGCTAAACCAAATATACAATGCAAGGAACACCAGGTGCGCAGCAAAAGGCAGCAAGCGCCGGCATTTTCAATTTTTGCTTTCAGTTGAGTAAATACAGGTGCATTAGCATATGACTGAAACTTGAGGCAGAGTGTCCGGGCGCATCAGCATCGCCATCTTCAGAATTCGATCTTTGACAAAACACAAAATTCATTTTCTGCTGATGGACTGAAACTTTCAGCAGCATAACGGAACTCAAGTGCTCAAGTAACTGCAAGAACCACCACATTTGTGTCTCTGTCAACACCACATGCTTCATCTAAGAGAAATGCAGGTAGCAACGTTAAACTAGTGGCCATTGTCAACACATTACAGACTAATGTCGCCGCATCATTGTTCAATCAGTTTCTGAATATTAGAACAGTGATGCCAACGCAAATATGTTTCTTATATACTGTCTGGAGAACAAACCAAAGTTTAGCTAGCAGAAACACAACAAATGCTGGGTTTTCCTGAACCCATATCTCAACGGAAGGAACTGGGTTCTAATGTCATCGTATCCGAGGCGGCGACGCTTTTGAAGGCGACTTCTAGCTAGGGGTCCTGGCTCTGGTATCTCTCTACTCTGCATCGACATCCGCGAACCGCAGCGCCGCGTGGGCTGAATTAGCAGAAAAATAGTTAAGCAGTTAGGCATGAAGTGTCACAGGTACTGCGACAAGTTTAAATAAGAAGATAAAAAAGGAAAGCTGATGTACAAAACCTCAAAACAAGCTGATGTCACAGGTACTCGAAACAGATACAGTGGGCTAAAAACAGAAATCATTATCTTCTCTGTGAAGCTGAACTAGGCAGACCGAACTGATTTGGGTTTTCAAGTTCAGAAGTTTTCCACTAACGGCATATATGGTATTAAATTGAAGAACTGAATCATCTGAATTAAAGCACAATAGTTTTCCATATCAAGGTTCAGTGTGGATTTTTAAATTATGAAATGATTTTCACCCCAACAAACAACCTTCTTTCTAGTATAATGTCGTGCCTGTTGGGCACCTACTGGTTTGATTCAGCAACTTTTACTGATGTCTATAATCCTACATCAGTTCAGATTCCTAACTGAAACAGATTAGCAGCAAAAGTTTTTTCAGACTCTGTTTTCCAAGCACTCAGCTGAAATTAAAATCCGGACAAGATCAAGACTGCTATGGGAAATAAGAGTTTCTTGCCAAATTAAAGGAGAAGAACAGGAAGTTGAGGATATGGTGGAGGGGCTCTCACCAAGCGTGTCGGTGATGGTGATGGCGATGTGGAGGCACCGGCGGCTGTTGGGCAGGTCGACGAGGAGCGGGAAAAGCCGGCCGTCACGTGTGGGGAGGCACATGACGATGTCGTCGACGCCCAAGTTTGCAAGGGCAAGGGCGCCCACGGCCAGCCGCCCGGCCAGCTCCTCCCTCAGGCGGAACATGGACCTCCCCCTGAACACGATGGAGCCGTTGACGAGGAGGTCCCTGTGGTAGCTCCTCCACGAGTATGTGATCACCCGCGACCGCACCATGGCGGCGGGGAAGGTAAACTGCACGCAGTTGAGCCGCAAAGAACCATCTCATTGTCATCAGGAGATCAATCAAATGCGAATTTGAGATGAGGAAGCCAAAGAAGGCGCAAATTTGGCAAGAACAGAGCCAAGAATTGCTCCCAATTCGCGCAGATTCGGGAAGAATCAAGAAGCGGGCATGCATGGCGGGCTCACTCACCCCGGTCGGAGGTGGCGGAAGGGGAGGCATGGTGTCCCTGGCGGGGACGTGCTCCACGACCCAGTGCATCATCGTGCTGGCGTGGTGGATGTCGCTGATGTACTCGACGCTGGCGCCGTTGATCCAGGGGAGGTACCTCCCGTTGGCGCGGAGGAAGCCGCCGTTGAAGTGCTGGAGCAGGACCTCGTTCCCGGAGTCCGACAGGACGGCCAGCAAAACGAGCTCGGTCACCTCCGTGTAGTCGAAGTTGCGCTGCTCGACGCGGAGCCCGCGGTGGCCGAGCGGCGCCGGCGCGGTCGTGGAGGAGGCGAGGTAGGCCGTAGGCGGCGCTGTGGAGGTGCAGGTTACCCTCGACCAAATGAACCGCCCAGGCTACGTTCATCGAATCCCGGCGGTGGTGGAGGGAGACGCCTTGGCCGTCCTCGTCGGCGTGCAGGTACGCGCCGCGCACGGGGTTGCGCAGCCGCACGTGGTGGCCGTGATGGAACTGATCCATCTGTTGCAGGCCGGTGCCGCTGGGGAGCGGAGGCGCGCGGCGGAGAGGGAAATCGAGCGGGGAAGGAGGGGCGGGGATGGTGATGGTGGGTTCTTGGTTTCTTGGAGCTCCGGCGACGGGGAGAAGATGAGAAGCGCCAAGGCGAAGTATTTCAAGATGCCTGAGCAGCCGTCGCCTTGCTCACCTTTCGGCCCCAGGTGGGTTTCCGGGCTTTTGGGCCTAGGAAATCCATCCAGCACGCCTAATCATCCATGCTATTTTTCATGTAACATATGGTAAGCAATTTAAACAATTCAATTCAAAAAAAAAGTAACCCCGAATTGTAGCCGGGAGGGACTCTCTCTTAATTATCCTTGATCAATAAAGCGcgatatttctcaaaaaaaaatttgtCCACGCGTCTCGGTCTCGAAGGGAAAAACCCATGTGTTTTTTCTTGAGAATGAAATGAAGGATCCCGGTGCGTTGGGGCTGTGGGTATCGCTCAAGACCCCACTGATAAGTTGCTAGCCCATTGGTCTGTATGGCTGCTATGTGGGCTCTTAGCATTAGTCGATAGTTATCCAGCTCTCCCCGTCTCTCTCTCGGGAGCTCCTATTTAGCGCTTCGAACGTCGGGTGGCCGAACCAGCACTCACGCATGCCGTCCATGTCGACGGACCCAACTGTGCCAGTTGTTCCTCACTCGACTGCTCCCCGTCCTTCGTTCGTTCGGGTGACAGGTCAACTTGTCGACCGATTGACTTCTGCGAGAAAAGAATTTAGAAAAATTTGTAAAATAAAAAAAGGTTTAAAAATCTtgaatttgattttcatttgaaaaagttcaacagCAAAAATATCGTGGATCTTAAAAAAGTTGATTTGCAAAACATGTTCATGaatatgatttttttgaaaaaaatcatgaaatttta
Protein-coding regions in this window:
- the LOC123167708 gene encoding uncharacterized protein, with the translated sequence MMHWVVEHVPARDTMPPLPPPPTGFTFPAAMVRSRVITYSWRSYHRDLLVNGSIVFRGRSMFRLREELAGRLAVGALALANLGVDDIVMCLPTRDGRLFPLLVDLPNSRRCLHIAITITDTLAHAALRFADVDAE